The following coding sequences are from one Burkholderiales bacterium window:
- a CDS encoding SIR2 family protein produces MPLLQARHGQSLEQKLQEIAAEAPEYPIRFQQLMVVRYYIQYILWQSENHWIHEVAGHVTNHRSLLDQIDRWRQPGDPVCIVTFNYDRIIEDALRSAGVPIAKLSDYTSSERFKLFKVHGSINWVRRVGIFARDVAEGMNQWGAVEAVTERASGLKFHDFEIVSEYPSGMLNGELVVPAIAIPLMDKSDFECPTDHLDLLTSLLPLTSRLLVIGWRATEQKFLNLLSSALRSPVRGYIVAGSGNAAKDIAERLVAAGVLSEYGVSDGGFTEMITRRELDTFLGR; encoded by the coding sequence GTGCCACTTCTTCAAGCGCGGCACGGACAGTCATTGGAGCAGAAGCTTCAGGAGATCGCCGCTGAAGCGCCTGAATACCCGATTCGTTTCCAGCAACTGATGGTGGTCCGGTACTACATTCAATATATTCTGTGGCAAAGCGAAAATCACTGGATACATGAGGTCGCCGGCCACGTTACGAACCACAGGTCTTTACTCGACCAGATTGACCGATGGCGCCAGCCGGGGGATCCGGTTTGCATTGTCACTTTCAACTACGACCGGATAATCGAGGACGCGCTCAGGAGCGCTGGAGTACCCATCGCAAAGCTCAGCGATTACACATCGAGCGAACGGTTTAAACTTTTCAAGGTTCACGGTTCAATTAACTGGGTTCGCCGAGTAGGAATCTTCGCTCGCGATGTCGCTGAAGGTATGAATCAATGGGGCGCGGTTGAGGCGGTTACTGAGCGTGCGTCGGGCCTCAAATTCCATGACTTTGAAATTGTGAGTGAGTATCCAAGCGGCATGTTAAATGGGGAACTAGTCGTGCCAGCGATTGCTATTCCACTGATGGACAAGTCTGACTTCGAGTGTCCAACCGATCATCTGGATCTCCTCACTTCCCTGCTTCCACTAACAAGCCGGTTACTTGTAATTGGTTGGCGTGCTACGGAACAGAAATTCTTGAACTTACTCTCGAGTGCACTCCGTTCCCCGGTAAGGGGTTACATCGTCGCAGGGTCCGGAAACGCAGCAAAGGATATCGCTGAGCGACTGGTTGCGGCGGGCGTTTTAAGTGAATACGGAGTGTCTGATGGAGGATTTACTGAAATGATTACTCGGCGCGAACTCGATACCTTTTTAGGACGATAA
- a CDS encoding GFA family protein, whose translation MQGEMKTYRGSCHCGKIQFEIKSTLDPAKRCNCSICKRRGAIMTRVPPECFKLLAGEEYLSMYQFNSKVAKHYFCKVCGIYTFHRPRVAPDQYGINVGCLDGVDSLSLEVGLNDGQAYSVVNPA comes from the coding sequence ATGCAAGGCGAAATGAAAACTTATCGTGGCTCCTGTCACTGTGGAAAGATTCAGTTTGAAATTAAATCGACACTCGACCCGGCAAAGCGTTGTAACTGCTCGATATGCAAACGTAGGGGCGCAATAATGACGCGGGTTCCCCCTGAATGCTTCAAATTATTAGCCGGGGAGGAGTATCTGTCGATGTATCAATTTAATTCTAAAGTGGCAAAACACTACTTCTGTAAAGTCTGCGGCATTTATACGTTCCACCGCCCTCGTGTCGCACCGGATCAGTACGGCATCAATGTCGGTTGTCTCGATGGTGTTGATTCGCTTTCCCTGGAGGTGGGCTTAAATGACGGTCAAGCTTATTCTGTCGTTAATCCAGCCTAA
- a CDS encoding isoprenylcysteine carboxylmethyltransferase family protein, whose product MTQKDNAGVIMLPPLLYGIAFAVVLAVRWFWPMPIFEDAVGLWPGRALVVLAVAIAIWGRNALRAAGTNVNPSLPTTAIVTSGPFRFSRNPLYMALTLLYLGLALAVNTWWGIVVLVPLLILMHRGVVLREERYLEAKFGESYRQYCSKVRRYL is encoded by the coding sequence ATGACACAAAAAGACAACGCTGGCGTCATCATGCTCCCGCCGTTGCTCTACGGCATCGCGTTTGCGGTTGTTCTTGCGGTTCGCTGGTTCTGGCCGATGCCAATCTTTGAGGATGCCGTTGGTCTCTGGCCCGGCCGCGCGTTGGTCGTACTTGCCGTCGCGATCGCGATATGGGGAAGAAATGCTTTGCGGGCTGCAGGTACGAACGTGAATCCCTCGCTTCCCACCACGGCCATCGTCACATCGGGCCCGTTTCGTTTTTCCCGTAATCCCCTCTATATGGCCCTAACGCTTCTCTACTTGGGGCTCGCCTTGGCCGTCAATACGTGGTGGGGCATTGTCGTGCTAGTCCCGCTTCTCATCCTCATGCATCGCGGAGTTGTGCTGCGCGAGGAGCGCTACCTTGAAGCAAAGTTCGGCGAGAGCTATCGGCAGTACTGTTCCAAGGTTCGAAGATATCTCTGA